From the Entomomonas sp. E2T0 genome, one window contains:
- a CDS encoding AAA family ATPase, which produces MIKTLAIANFRSINNLVFPLSQLNVITGANGCGKSNLYKALRLLAETAQGNVISAIAKEGGLESVLWAGPEKISRNMQRGEVPIQGTKRQNAIRLHLGFTEDDLGYSISLGLPEPIPGGTAFAQDPEIKNETIWAGEWYKPTRTLVERKGPLIQVKDGHQTQVLTQHTPNYEGLFGQVALHSDCPEVFRLREIIRNWRFYDYFRTDQEAPARKPQLGTRTPVLHHDGHDLAAALQTIQEVGDADLLAQTIHDAFPDSSLIIRKDGFFTVMLQQLGILRPLAAQELSDGTLRYLLLTAALLTPRPPSLMILNEPENSLHSDLLPALARLIINASKHSQIWIISHSKRLINALEQQSDCNTIELEKVLGQTTIKGQRMLDTPAWYWPT; this is translated from the coding sequence ATGATCAAAACCTTAGCTATAGCCAATTTTCGCTCCATCAATAATCTAGTATTTCCACTTTCCCAACTAAATGTAATTACGGGTGCCAATGGCTGTGGCAAATCAAATCTCTATAAAGCTTTACGATTATTAGCAGAAACTGCTCAAGGCAATGTAATTAGTGCTATTGCTAAAGAAGGTGGCTTGGAATCCGTATTATGGGCAGGGCCAGAAAAAATTAGTCGTAATATGCAACGGGGTGAAGTACCCATTCAAGGTACTAAACGACAAAATGCTATCAGGCTCCACTTAGGTTTTACTGAAGATGATTTAGGATACAGCATTTCACTTGGACTACCAGAGCCTATTCCTGGAGGAACAGCTTTTGCCCAAGATCCCGAAATTAAAAATGAAACGATTTGGGCTGGCGAATGGTATAAACCTACTCGAACACTAGTAGAACGCAAAGGTCCCCTTATTCAAGTAAAGGATGGACACCAAACGCAAGTCTTAACACAACATACACCTAATTATGAAGGGCTGTTTGGACAAGTAGCGTTACATAGTGATTGTCCTGAAGTATTTCGTTTAAGAGAAATCATTAGAAACTGGCGATTTTATGACTATTTCCGCACAGATCAAGAAGCTCCAGCTCGAAAACCTCAACTAGGCACTCGAACTCCTGTACTTCACCATGATGGTCATGATTTAGCGGCTGCTTTACAAACAATTCAAGAGGTGGGAGATGCTGACTTACTTGCTCAAACTATCCATGATGCATTTCCTGATTCATCTCTTATAATCAGAAAGGATGGCTTTTTTACTGTTATGCTTCAGCAGCTAGGCATTTTACGCCCACTCGCTGCACAAGAATTATCCGATGGTACTCTACGTTATTTATTATTAACGGCTGCTTTACTTACCCCTCGCCCACCTTCATTAATGATACTTAATGAGCCTGAAAACAGCTTACATTCCGATTTATTACCTGCATTAGCAAGACTTATTATAAACGCCAGTAAACATTCACAAATTTGGATTATTAGTCACTCAAAAAGACTGATTAATGCA
- a CDS encoding anhydro-N-acetylmuramic acid kinase encodes MAYYIGIMSGTSLDGLDIVLIDQQPHLPSQLIANHYITMPEQLRDDLLILCSSGNDELAKAAIAEQQWAQLAAEGINHLLAQQQLTSSDIVAIGSHGQTVRHEPERGFTIQISNGALLAELTNITVVTDFRRRDVAAAGQGAPLVPAYHEALFKDDNKYRAILNVGGFSNLSLLSPNQTTHGFDCGPGNVLLDTWISYKLNKHYDDKGAWAASAKPNQALLKLFLADNFFSKTGPKSTGRELFNFDWLNNKLTQFNQSIADEVVQSTLLELTVQSIVQSLKQAQPITDELIVCGGGAFNNELLNRLQHNLTNTKVQTTQDYDIPPEWIEAMAFAWLAYCCLEKIPANRPAVTGAKGLRILGAIYPA; translated from the coding sequence ATGGCTTACTATATAGGAATAATGTCTGGCACTAGTTTAGATGGACTAGATATTGTTCTTATTGACCAACAGCCCCATTTACCTAGCCAACTTATTGCCAATCATTACATCACTATGCCTGAGCAATTGCGTGATGATTTACTTATATTATGTAGCAGTGGTAATGATGAGCTAGCGAAAGCGGCCATTGCCGAACAACAATGGGCGCAGCTAGCGGCTGAAGGAATTAATCATTTATTAGCACAACAGCAACTAACTAGCAGCGATATTGTAGCTATTGGTAGTCATGGGCAGACAGTTAGACATGAACCTGAACGTGGTTTTACCATACAAATTAGTAATGGTGCACTCTTAGCTGAACTTACCAATATTACAGTAGTAACAGATTTCCGTAGACGTGATGTTGCAGCAGCTGGACAAGGTGCTCCACTAGTACCAGCCTATCATGAAGCGCTATTTAAAGATGACAACAAATATCGTGCTATTCTAAATGTAGGTGGCTTTAGTAATTTAAGTTTATTATCACCCAATCAAACTACCCATGGTTTTGATTGTGGACCTGGCAATGTTTTATTAGACACATGGATTTCTTATAAACTTAATAAACACTATGATGATAAAGGTGCTTGGGCTGCTAGTGCAAAACCTAATCAGGCACTACTTAAGCTATTTTTAGCTGATAATTTTTTTAGTAAAACAGGCCCTAAAAGTACAGGCCGAGAATTATTTAACTTTGATTGGTTAAATAATAAATTAACTCAGTTTAACCAATCTATAGCAGATGAAGTAGTGCAATCTACCTTATTAGAACTGACTGTACAAAGCATTGTACAATCACTTAAACAAGCCCAACCCATTACTGATGAGCTAATTGTTTGTGGTGGAGGTGCTTTTAACAATGAATTACTCAATCGCTTACAACACAACCTTACCAATACTAAGGTACAAACAACTCAAGATTATGACATTCCTCCAGAATGGATTGAAGCAATGGCCTTCGCCTGGCTTGCTTACTGTTGCTTAGAGAAAATCCCTGCCAATCGCCCTGCTGTTACAGGCGCTAAAGGTTTAAGAATATTAGGCGCTATCTATCCTGCATAA